From the Bacteroidia bacterium genome, one window contains:
- a CDS encoding HAD hydrolase-like protein: MIHQQYLRLVLFDIDGTLISTNGVAKHTFIEAAGESFGLASRNWDYDFAGKTDQQIYNEITELAGIAPEQREQRKDQVFDTFFTLLEQRLTTDNVAILPGVRTLLDALEQEEAATSALLTGNMLRGARIKLTPPDLLRYFAFGAFGSDAYHRHELPEIAKSRAYDRLGVVFRAKEIVIIGDTPHDIDCGRHLNVRSIAVATGGYSHEQLATHGPDYLFENLADTERVLDAIFA; encoded by the coding sequence ATGATCCACCAGCAATATCTCCGTCTTGTGCTGTTCGACATTGACGGTACACTGATTTCGACGAACGGCGTCGCGAAACACACCTTTATCGAAGCCGCCGGAGAATCGTTCGGTCTCGCGTCCCGGAACTGGGATTACGATTTCGCCGGCAAAACCGATCAGCAGATCTACAACGAGATCACGGAGCTGGCAGGCATCGCCCCCGAACAACGGGAGCAGCGGAAGGATCAGGTGTTCGATACATTTTTTACCCTGCTCGAACAGCGCCTGACGACGGACAACGTAGCCATTCTCCCTGGTGTGCGCACACTGCTGGACGCGCTGGAGCAGGAAGAAGCCGCAACCAGCGCGCTGCTTACCGGGAATATGCTGCGCGGCGCGCGTATCAAACTCACGCCGCCGGATTTACTGCGCTATTTCGCATTCGGCGCTTTCGGCAGCGACGCGTATCACCGGCATGAGCTTCCGGAGATCGCCAAGAGCAGAGCCTACGACAGACTCGGTGTTGTGTTCCGGGCCAAAGAAATCGTCATCATCGGTGATACGCCGCACGACATAGACTGCGGGCGGCATTTGAACGTACGAAGCATAGCGGTAGCCACCGGAGGATACAGCCATGAACAGCTGGCCACGCATGGTCCCGATTATCTGTTCGAGAATCTCGCGGATACGGAGCGGGTGCTCGACGCAATTTTTGCCTGA
- a CDS encoding SDR family NAD(P)-dependent oxidoreductase, translating to MTRTPRALALITGAGSGIGKAAALRFARDGYDCLLLGRTLRSLEAVMEEITTHAGGEHRILVADVAGGDAYLAALGEMISTYPPDVAIVNAGIGLYGPVAATEWKDIESILHTNISGAIATVHAVLPSMLRRGNGSIVLVSSVLGKRALAFNAAYSASKAALHGFADALRLEVRHRGVHVGVVCPARTDTPFFRSMTYAVPQTRRRAVPTSPPEVAAEAIHRCVRQRRREIVVSAGGKLYVLAGVHFPRLMDFVLSRMVPTPEEA from the coding sequence ATGACACGTACTCCGCGTGCCCTTGCGCTCATAACCGGCGCGGGATCAGGAATCGGGAAAGCCGCGGCGCTGCGTTTCGCGCGCGACGGGTATGATTGCCTCCTGCTCGGGAGAACGCTCCGTTCTCTCGAAGCCGTTATGGAGGAAATCACCACACATGCCGGAGGGGAGCATCGCATCCTCGTCGCCGACGTCGCGGGCGGTGATGCGTACCTTGCTGCGCTCGGTGAGATGATCAGCACGTATCCGCCGGATGTCGCCATTGTCAACGCGGGAATAGGGCTGTACGGTCCGGTGGCGGCGACGGAGTGGAAGGACATCGAATCCATCCTACACACCAATATCAGTGGAGCCATCGCGACCGTGCACGCAGTACTCCCATCCATGCTGCGACGCGGGAACGGAAGCATCGTTCTCGTTTCCTCCGTGCTCGGGAAGCGTGCGCTGGCCTTCAACGCAGCATACAGCGCGAGCAAAGCCGCCTTGCATGGTTTTGCGGATGCGCTGCGCCTGGAAGTGCGGCATCGCGGTGTACACGTCGGCGTGGTATGCCCCGCAAGAACCGACACTCCGTTTTTCCGTTCCATGACTTACGCCGTTCCGCAGACGCGCAGACGCGCCGTACCCACCAGTCCCCCGGAAGTCGCTGCGGAAGCCATTCACCGCTGTGTGCGTCAGCGGCGGCGTGAAATCGTCGTCTCCGCCGGCGGAAAATTGTATGTGCTCGCCGGAGTGCATTTTCCGCGACTGATGGATTTCGTACTTTCCAGAATGGTCCCAACTCCCGAGGAAGCATGA
- a CDS encoding sigma-54 dependent transcriptional regulator: protein MSENKDILIVDDEEMMGLVLSGVFEDAGYTVRTATTGEEALKLLSERLPGVLLMDIIMPGLSGLEVLRRIKSIDDGIPVILMTAMAGVAGAVEAMRSGAFDYIAKPFRNDELIKVVDRAVTDREMRKTVLEKRSTPIDVRDPILFDMGTSEVVVELAARTRRVAKSNFDVLITGETGSGKELIARAIHSMSSRADKPFIPLDCGAIPDSLLESELFGHEEGAFTDARSQKKGKFELANGGTIFLDEVPNMSWSSQAKLLRALQDRSIFRVGGSKPINVDVRVIAASNTDFNAMIEGKTFRADLFYRLREFSIHVPALRERRGDIPFLIDKFIHQTNLELDKKVSGCTAAALDMLMMYEWPGNVRQLRSTIRSAVLQAGDVIDVEHLEFMDMHGGESIGHLEGLDLGNGAPLKDHVKKHIAQIERQIIHETLKSTRWNKAKAARILQIAYNTLLSKIAEYDLQNPNS, encoded by the coding sequence ATGAGTGAGAACAAGGATATTCTGATTGTTGATGATGAGGAAATGATGGGTCTCGTGCTTTCCGGTGTTTTCGAAGACGCCGGATATACCGTGCGAACAGCAACGACGGGGGAGGAGGCGCTGAAACTCCTCAGCGAACGCCTGCCGGGTGTGCTGCTCATGGATATAATCATGCCCGGTCTCAGTGGTCTCGAAGTGCTGCGGCGTATTAAAAGTATTGACGACGGGATCCCGGTGATACTCATGACTGCCATGGCGGGAGTTGCGGGTGCCGTTGAAGCCATGCGAAGCGGCGCGTTTGACTATATAGCCAAGCCCTTTCGCAACGACGAGCTGATCAAAGTCGTGGACAGGGCTGTCACTGATCGCGAGATGCGCAAAACAGTGCTGGAGAAACGCAGCACCCCAATTGACGTGCGTGATCCGATTCTTTTTGATATGGGGACCAGCGAGGTCGTTGTCGAACTGGCCGCGCGTACCCGGCGGGTCGCGAAAAGCAACTTCGATGTGCTGATCACAGGCGAAACCGGATCGGGTAAAGAGCTCATAGCCCGCGCAATTCATTCCATGAGCAGCAGGGCGGACAAACCCTTCATTCCACTCGATTGCGGGGCCATTCCGGACTCACTGCTGGAGAGCGAATTGTTCGGTCACGAAGAAGGCGCCTTTACCGATGCGCGTTCGCAAAAAAAGGGGAAGTTCGAACTTGCGAACGGCGGAACCATCTTTCTCGACGAAGTTCCGAACATGTCCTGGTCCTCACAGGCGAAGCTTCTGCGGGCCTTGCAGGATCGAAGTATTTTTCGTGTCGGAGGCTCGAAACCCATCAACGTCGACGTACGCGTCATTGCCGCGAGCAACACGGACTTCAATGCGATGATCGAGGGAAAAACATTCCGGGCCGACCTTTTTTACCGTCTGCGCGAATTTTCCATACACGTACCGGCTCTCAGAGAGCGCCGCGGGGACATCCCTTTCCTCATTGATAAGTTCATCCATCAGACAAATCTGGAGCTGGACAAGAAGGTGTCCGGTTGCACCGCAGCCGCGCTCGATATGCTCATGATGTACGAATGGCCCGGGAACGTGCGGCAATTGCGCTCAACCATTCGCAGCGCCGTACTGCAGGCAGGCGATGTTATTGACGTCGAGCATCTCGAGTTTATGGATATGCACGGCGGCGAAAGCATAGGACATCTGGAGGGACTGGATCTTGGAAATGGCGCTCCGTTGAAGGACCACGTCAAAAAGCACATTGCCCAGATCGAAAGACAGATCATTCACGAAACGCTGAAATCCACGCGTTGGAACAAGGCCAAGGCCGCGAGGATTCTGCAGATTGCATACAACACCTTGCTTTCGAAGATTGCGGAATATGATCTTCAGAATCCCAACAGCTGA
- a CDS encoding PAS domain S-box protein, producing MDDVAGISLLHVEDDSDHAALVKATLGADVLHEWTVVHVDSIADAMLQLGSGHWDCVLLDLNIRDSSGLDTFHAIAAAAPSVPIIIHSGVRDTGLAVDAVRAGAQDYVVKDIGSREHLVRSILYAIERHRLKMELDRVNTDLEQRNRELTAAREEIQRERDLFVSGPVVVVKRSAEAPGIVDYISPNVMRYGYQPEDFITGARTFESIVHPADTEALQAKILERLAADSVIMEHEYRLMDARGEDVWVSDVTRVSFDETGSVQLQSYLVDISSRRRAEHSLGEVELRLSSILDGINEAVYEIDTNGRITFISPVISKILGYEPEFLIGRQLSEFVVEEQRRDFVEALHHLPKTAAEPCEFFMTNRDGEVRSVHISCGRHLPLAEHGRIAGVLSDVTEQHRMADLFRSARKEIQQYLDIAEVIFLSLDATGSITLINKKGCDLLGYTEQQLLGRDWFDLCLPPEIREDTRAALHTLLHGEYQTAEIHENAVLTRRGDQRIIRWHNSPIHDASGLVSGVLCSGEDVTEQRQIEAEMRGSRELLDLALWGGDLGAWEWDVESDTVILNDRARSLLGYEQDDLPSYSAMRREILPQDDVRRLREEMDRYLEGQAPFYQAETWIVCKNGEWKWILERGKVVLRDAVGAPRRVAGTILDLTERKYAEIAIEDSEKKFRLLAENSSDIIWTSDAAWNLTFVSPSVEYISGFLPEDMFAMGLKGVFVEEHFERLQNAFSEHVDRLRQGGTMDRSLRLELKLARRMLDPLWVEVVAIPIFDRLGNLVSVHGNTRDIHNRKLAQLALQESEEKYRLLVENQTDLVVKMDLDGRFLFVSPSYCRTFGKTEEELLANTFIPMVHEDDRAATLDAMKVILSPPHTAYVEQRALTVEGWRWLAWSESAVFDEDGEIVALVGVGRDITARKMAEFALVDSEKRLRTVISNLPVILFSLDANGAFTLSEGRGLDALGLQPGQVVGRSVTEVYGGNPVILSNIEQVMRGEHLASIAEVEDKQFQTWYSPIFDAHGKVQQVIGVAVDISERVRTQRELDRHRNHLEELVEARTLDLERANERLRRFRFALDSAADNLYIIDPATLTNVDINDSAASALGYSREELLTLRLTDIVPEDEHTRVLTVIQDVRSGQLTVGVLETSFVGHDGSLFPVEMLIREFTTGDTPLLVATVRDISRRVKAERALRESEAKYRNVLENAGEGILVVQDLLVKFFNDEVLELTGLDAATLENLPLLEFIHPDDHDTLRSQYETRLRGEAAPEGYNVRMFDVNGTIKWMEVRDVVIAWEGRPATLSFFNDITSRKESEEYIHFQASLLRIVRNSVIAVDVNGRVIYWNTFAEQMYGWKSEEVLGRVVDDLPPFGKEFGAKIMPTLRRTGAWQGETERTRKDGVILPVESRWNVIEIDGRVHGYVGVGIDLTERKKLERELLQSQKLASLGILSEGIAHELRNPLGYASSAAQLLLTKHNLPEEQLRKYGEVIYSGVEKANKIIENLLLIGKPKGQLMKGQIDLADTVAEARSMLSAHPLAANVTVSIDLPHGAAVIFGNREMLVQLFYNLFTNAANALTGPGNIYVRGGRSGDEVRIRVSDTGPGIPQEIADSIFDPFFTASKSDKGIGLGLTLCYFIVDDHDGSIELQAEQVAGEEGAVFLLTFPAG from the coding sequence ATGGACGACGTCGCGGGAATTTCCCTTCTTCATGTCGAAGATGATTCCGACCACGCCGCGCTCGTGAAAGCGACACTCGGCGCGGATGTATTGCATGAGTGGACCGTAGTCCATGTGGACAGTATTGCCGATGCAATGCTCCAGCTTGGGAGCGGGCACTGGGACTGTGTTTTGCTCGATCTGAATATTCGGGACAGTAGTGGTCTCGATACCTTCCATGCCATCGCGGCAGCGGCGCCTTCTGTCCCCATCATCATCCATTCCGGCGTCCGCGACACCGGCTTGGCCGTTGATGCGGTGCGTGCCGGCGCACAAGACTATGTCGTGAAGGATATCGGTTCCCGTGAGCATCTCGTCCGCAGCATTTTGTATGCCATCGAGCGGCACCGGCTCAAAATGGAATTGGACAGAGTGAACACGGATCTCGAGCAGCGCAATCGTGAATTGACTGCGGCCAGAGAGGAGATACAGCGGGAACGTGATCTGTTCGTCTCGGGTCCCGTGGTAGTCGTCAAACGTTCGGCGGAAGCGCCCGGCATCGTTGACTATATTTCGCCGAACGTCATGCGGTACGGCTACCAGCCGGAGGATTTTATCACGGGTGCCCGGACCTTCGAAAGCATTGTCCACCCCGCCGACACGGAGGCGCTGCAAGCGAAAATTCTTGAACGCCTCGCTGCCGACTCTGTCATCATGGAGCATGAATACCGGTTGATGGATGCACGGGGCGAGGACGTGTGGGTCAGCGACGTTACGCGTGTGTCGTTCGATGAGACCGGTAGCGTGCAATTGCAATCCTATCTCGTGGATATCAGTTCACGACGACGAGCCGAGCACAGTTTGGGAGAAGTGGAACTGCGCCTGAGTTCGATACTCGACGGCATCAACGAAGCCGTGTACGAAATCGACACCAACGGCCGCATCACATTCATCTCGCCTGTCATTTCCAAAATCCTCGGGTATGAGCCGGAATTCCTTATCGGCAGGCAGTTGTCGGAATTCGTCGTCGAAGAGCAACGCCGGGATTTCGTCGAAGCGCTGCACCATCTGCCGAAAACCGCCGCCGAGCCATGCGAATTTTTCATGACCAACCGCGACGGCGAGGTCCGCTCCGTTCATATTTCCTGCGGCCGCCATCTTCCGCTCGCAGAGCATGGCCGTATCGCGGGTGTGCTCAGCGACGTCACAGAACAGCACCGCATGGCGGATCTTTTCCGTTCCGCGCGCAAAGAGATTCAGCAATATCTCGACATCGCCGAGGTCATCTTTCTCTCACTCGATGCCACCGGAAGCATCACCCTGATCAATAAAAAGGGTTGTGATCTTCTGGGGTATACCGAGCAGCAGCTTCTCGGCCGCGATTGGTTCGATCTCTGCCTCCCGCCGGAGATCCGGGAGGACACGCGAGCCGCCTTGCATACTCTCCTGCACGGCGAGTACCAGACCGCGGAAATCCACGAAAACGCGGTGCTCACCCGTCGCGGCGATCAACGCATCATCCGCTGGCACAATTCACCGATCCATGATGCGAGCGGACTCGTGAGCGGCGTACTTTGTTCCGGTGAGGACGTGACGGAGCAGCGCCAGATAGAAGCCGAAATGCGCGGATCCCGGGAATTGCTCGACCTCGCACTCTGGGGAGGCGACCTGGGCGCCTGGGAGTGGGATGTTGAATCCGACACAGTTATCCTGAATGACCGGGCACGCAGCCTCCTGGGATACGAGCAGGACGATCTCCCCTCGTACAGCGCGATGCGGCGTGAGATTCTGCCGCAGGACGACGTCCGACGACTACGCGAGGAAATGGACCGGTATCTCGAGGGACAGGCGCCGTTCTATCAGGCGGAGACCTGGATCGTCTGCAAAAACGGCGAATGGAAATGGATACTCGAACGCGGGAAAGTCGTGCTCAGAGACGCCGTCGGCGCTCCGCGAAGGGTTGCCGGCACCATACTTGACCTGACGGAGCGGAAGTACGCGGAAATCGCCATTGAGGACAGTGAAAAAAAATTCCGCCTCCTCGCGGAAAATTCATCGGACATCATCTGGACAAGCGACGCTGCCTGGAACCTCACGTTTGTCAGTCCCAGCGTCGAGTACATCAGCGGTTTCCTGCCTGAAGATATGTTCGCCATGGGACTGAAGGGGGTGTTCGTCGAGGAACACTTCGAGCGACTGCAGAATGCGTTTTCCGAACATGTCGATAGGCTTCGGCAGGGTGGCACGATGGACCGCAGTCTGCGCCTCGAGCTGAAACTCGCGCGCCGCATGCTCGATCCGCTGTGGGTGGAAGTCGTGGCCATACCGATATTCGATCGCCTCGGGAATCTGGTATCCGTCCACGGAAACACGCGCGATATTCACAATCGCAAGCTCGCCCAGCTCGCATTGCAGGAGAGCGAAGAGAAGTATCGTCTCCTTGTGGAGAACCAGACGGATCTTGTCGTTAAAATGGACCTCGACGGGCGTTTTCTCTTCGTCAGCCCGTCCTACTGCCGGACATTCGGGAAAACGGAAGAGGAATTGCTGGCCAATACTTTCATCCCCATGGTGCATGAGGATGATCGCGCCGCCACGCTCGATGCCATGAAGGTCATTCTCAGTCCGCCGCACACCGCGTACGTGGAGCAGCGCGCCTTGACCGTGGAGGGGTGGCGTTGGCTGGCCTGGTCGGAGTCTGCCGTGTTCGACGAGGACGGAGAGATTGTCGCCCTTGTCGGCGTAGGGCGCGACATCACCGCAAGAAAAATGGCCGAGTTCGCGCTCGTCGACAGTGAGAAACGCCTTCGTACGGTGATTTCCAATCTCCCTGTCATTCTGTTTTCGCTGGACGCGAACGGCGCTTTCACCCTGTCGGAGGGACGCGGCCTGGACGCGCTGGGGCTGCAGCCGGGGCAGGTCGTCGGTCGGAGCGTCACCGAGGTGTATGGCGGCAATCCCGTCATACTCAGCAATATCGAACAGGTAATGCGTGGCGAACACCTCGCGTCCATCGCGGAAGTCGAGGACAAGCAGTTCCAGACCTGGTACTCTCCGATATTCGACGCGCACGGAAAAGTACAGCAGGTGATCGGTGTGGCGGTGGACATTTCGGAGCGTGTGCGCACGCAGCGTGAACTGGACCGGCACCGTAACCATCTCGAAGAGCTCGTCGAAGCCCGAACGCTCGATCTGGAACGCGCAAACGAGCGTCTGCGTCGTTTCCGCTTCGCGCTGGACAGTGCCGCGGACAACCTGTACATCATCGATCCGGCGACGCTTACGAATGTTGATATCAACGACAGTGCGGCATCGGCTCTGGGGTACAGCCGTGAGGAGTTGCTGACGCTGCGTCTGACGGATATCGTCCCGGAGGACGAACATACGAGAGTGCTCACGGTGATTCAGGATGTCCGCAGCGGTCAGCTCACGGTGGGTGTGCTCGAGACGAGCTTTGTCGGACACGATGGAAGTCTGTTCCCGGTGGAAATGCTCATCCGCGAGTTCACCACCGGCGATACACCGCTGCTGGTAGCCACGGTGCGCGATATCTCGCGTCGCGTGAAGGCAGAGCGCGCCTTGCGCGAGAGCGAGGCGAAATACCGCAACGTGCTCGAAAACGCCGGCGAAGGTATTCTGGTCGTCCAGGATTTGCTGGTCAAGTTTTTCAACGATGAAGTGCTCGAACTCACCGGTCTCGATGCGGCGACGCTCGAGAATCTTCCTCTGCTGGAATTCATCCATCCCGACGATCACGACACCCTGCGCTCGCAGTACGAAACCCGACTGCGCGGTGAGGCCGCACCCGAGGGCTACAACGTGCGTATGTTCGACGTCAACGGAACGATAAAATGGATGGAAGTGCGCGATGTCGTCATCGCCTGGGAGGGACGCCCCGCCACGCTCAGCTTTTTCAACGACATCACCTCCCGCAAGGAGAGCGAGGAGTACATTCATTTTCAGGCCTCCCTGTTGCGCATCGTCCGTAATTCCGTCATCGCCGTGGATGTCAACGGTCGTGTGATCTACTGGAATACTTTTGCGGAGCAAATGTACGGCTGGAAATCCGAGGAAGTGCTCGGTCGCGTGGTGGATGACTTGCCGCCCTTCGGCAAGGAATTCGGAGCAAAGATTATGCCCACGCTGCGGCGTACGGGTGCATGGCAAGGGGAGACCGAGCGCACGCGTAAGGATGGCGTCATTCTACCGGTCGAATCCCGCTGGAATGTGATTGAGATAGACGGACGCGTGCACGGCTATGTCGGCGTCGGGATTGATCTGACGGAGCGGAAAAAGCTGGAACGCGAACTGCTGCAGTCGCAAAAACTGGCCTCACTGGGCATTCTCTCTGAAGGCATAGCGCACGAACTGCGCAATCCCCTCGGCTATGCGTCTTCGGCCGCTCAGCTGCTTTTGACCAAGCACAATCTCCCGGAGGAGCAGCTTCGCAAGTATGGCGAAGTCATTTATTCGGGAGTGGAGAAGGCGAACAAGATCATCGAGAATCTGCTGCTCATCGGCAAGCCCAAGGGGCAGTTGATGAAGGGTCAGATTGATTTGGCCGATACGGTCGCGGAGGCGCGTTCTATGCTTTCGGCGCATCCTCTCGCCGCGAATGTGACGGTCAGCATTGATCTCCCGCACGGCGCCGCAGTGATTTTCGGGAACCGGGAAATGCTGGTGCAATTGTTCTACAATCTCTTTACGAACGCGGCCAACGCGCTTACCGGTCCCGGCAACATTTACGTGCGAGGCGGACGCAGTGGAGACGAGGTGCGCATTCGCGTCAGCGATACCGGGCCGGGCATACCGCAGGAAATCGCGGACAGCATTTTCGACCCCTTCTTCACGGCTTCCAAAAGCGACAAGGGCATCGGTCTTGGCCTGACGCTGTGCTATTTTATCGTGGACGATCATGACGGCTCTATCGAACTTCAGGCCGAACAGGTTGCCGGCGAGGAGGGCGCGGTGTTTCTGCTGACCTTCCCTGCAGGGTGA